The DNA region AGCTCATGTTGCGCTCGCACTCCAACACGCTGCAAAGCGTGCGAAGGGTGACGCAGCAGAGTTCTGGCAGGAGGAGCTCCGGCGTGGACCGAGAGAGGGCTCTCACTCCATTGGAGAGAGGACGTCTGACTCGTCATATTGATGCCGAGTCAGGTCTCAGGGCCAAGCCGGTGAAACGTGTGTACATCCCCAAGGCGAACGGGAAGAAGCGGCCGCTCGGCATCCCGGTGATCAAGGACCGCGTCCACCAGGCGCGGGTCAAGAACGCTCTGGAACCCGAGTGGGAAGCCAGGTTCGACGGCAGGAGTTACGGCTTCCGCCCCGGACGTGGATGCCAGGACGCGATGGAGACGATCCACAGTGTCACCGCGAAGCGAAAGGCGCGGCGCCTGTGGGTTCTCGACGCGGATCTGGCATCCGCCTTCGACCGCATCAACCACGATCACCTGATGTCAGTCATCGGACAGTTCCCCGCTAGGAAACTTGTCCATGCCTGGCTCAAGGCCGGAGTGATGGAGGACGGGCGATTTTCTCGGACCGAGGAAGGAACCCCGCAGGGTGGAGTAGTTAGCCCCCTGCTGCTGAACATCGCTCTCCACGGGATGGAGAAGGCAGCCGGAGTCCGGACTGAATCCTTCAGGGATGGAGTCCAGAGGTCCGTCATGGGAACTCCGGTACTGGTCAGGTATGCCGATGACTTCGTTGTGCTCTGCCACACGAAGGAAGAAGCGGTGAGGATCCGGGACGAACTGGCGGATTGGATGCTCCCCAGAGGGCTCACCTTCAACGAGGAAAAGACCCGGGTGGTTCACCTCGACGAAGGTTTTGACTTCTTAGGTTTCCACTTCCGCCGGTATCGCGATGGGAAGGTCTTCGCTCGGCCGAGCCAGGATGCCGTGCGGAGGGTCCGAGGGAAGATCAGGGAAACCGTCCGATCCAGGAGAGGTGCACCGGCCAAGGCGCTAATTGCCGAGCTGGGCCCTCTCGTCAAGGGATGGTCCACCTACTACCGCGGGTCCTGCGCATCCGAAACCTTCAGCAGTCTGGACCGGTACATGTTCATCATCCTGTGGAGGTG from Streptomyces flavofungini includes:
- the ltrA gene encoding group II intron reverse transcriptase/maturase; the protein is MGANLRNDPARNGAVDDAAAWHEVDWAKVDGEVRRLRQRIFKAAQQGDLKKVRNLQKLMLRSHSNTLQSVRRVTQQSSGRRSSGVDRERALTPLERGRLTRHIDAESGLRAKPVKRVYIPKANGKKRPLGIPVIKDRVHQARVKNALEPEWEARFDGRSYGFRPGRGCQDAMETIHSVTAKRKARRLWVLDADLASAFDRINHDHLMSVIGQFPARKLVHAWLKAGVMEDGRFSRTEEGTPQGGVVSPLLLNIALHGMEKAAGVRTESFRDGVQRSVMGTPVLVRYADDFVVLCHTKEEAVRIRDELADWMLPRGLTFNEEKTRVVHLDEGFDFLGFHFRRYRDGKVFARPSQDAVRRVRGKIRETVRSRRGAPAKALIAELGPLVKGWSTYYRGSCASETFSSLDRYMFIILWRWAVREHQNQGRVWIRRHYWGQYRPRSKDTWVFGSGQYYLHKFKWTRIIRHVAVRSNASKDDPAMQDYWQQRIRKRKLPSTERRLVLTLAARQRGLCAGCGLDLIEGAEYQPDDVHDWVNWFSASSRALNVHHVVYRRAGGSDEMKNLELRHTACHQQHHAGDHRRELCQPSRPA